GATCTTTACGTCACCGCCTACGGCCGCGCCATTCTCTACGAGAACCAGGGGGATGGAACCTTCCGGGACGTCACCCAAAGCGCCGGACTGGCCGCTCCCGGTTGGACGACCAGCGCCGCGTGGTTCGACTTCGATGGCGACGGATGGCTCGACCTGTTCGTCTGCAGCTTCGTCAAATACCAGGTCGACAACCCGGTGCGATGCGGAAACAACCAGTTGGGCAAGAACTACTACTGCATCCCCACCTTCTTCGAACCGACGCCGAGCCTGCTTTTCCGAAACAAAGGCGACGGCACCTTCGCCGACATCGGAGCCGCGAGCGACATCGGCCGGTCACTGGGAAAGGCGCTGGGGGTCGTCGCCACCGACGTCAACAACGACCGCAGGATGGATCTCTTCGTCGCCAACGACACGGTCCAGAACTTCCTCTTCGTCAACCGGGGAGACGGCCGGTGGGACGAGGTCGGCTTCCTCGCCGAGGTGGGGTTCAGCGCCAACGGGAAGGCGCGCTCCGGGATGGGCGTCGATGCCGCCGACTACGACCAGGACGGCCGGCAGGACCTGTTCGTGGCCAACGTGGACCAGGAGATGTTCGCCCTCTACCGGAATCAGGGAAACGAGTTGTTCCGGGACCTCTCCCATCCCAACCAGGTGGCTCAGTCCACCCGGTTCCTGAGCGGCTGGGGACTGAAATTTCTGGACTTCGACGTGGATGGGGACATGGACCTGTTCCTGGCCAACGGGCATCCCGACGACATGATCGCCTCCTATTCCCTGCAGGTCACCTACGCCATGCCGCTGCTGCTTTTCGAGAACGTGGACGGCAAGTTCAGGGACATCAGCGAGGGGGCGGGCGCCGTCTTCGCGGAGAAGTATCCGGCTCGCGGGATGACGGTGGGCGATTTCGACAATGATGGGAGAGTCGACGTTCTGGTGGCCAACAACGGGCAGGCGCCCGTGCTGCTACGGAACCGGTGGGGGGACGGCAACCACTGGATCGGCTTGACACTGGTGGGCAGGAACTGCAATCGGGACGCCATCGGTGCGGTGATCCGGTGGTCCGCCGGGGGAGTGGTCCGGAGCCGTTTGAAGACGAGTGGCGGTAGCTATTTGGCGTCCCATGATCCGCGCGAGGTGTTGGGGTTGGGCCAGGCGAGCAAGCTGGACTGGGTCGAGATTCATTGGCCGGCTCCCAGCGACCGGGTCCAGAGGCTCAAGAATCTGCCGATCGACGCGTATATGACGATCACGGAGGAATAGTGGGAGCGGAGCGGCGGTTTCCTAACCGCCGATTCATGGAATGAGGGGAAACGGACGATTGGAAATCGCCCCTCCTCATTCTCCTCACTCGCAGATTTGCCCGCTTCCCCTCTGGAGCGTGACGTATCGATCGGCTTCTAGTCCGCTCCAACCTTCACACAGACCGTCGGGCCAATGGACCTCCACCCGGTCCACGTCCTTCGATGAACCCAACCCGAAGAGGATTCGGCTGTCGTTGGCGCTGAGATAGCTCCCGTCGGCGTGGCAGCGGCGCCACAGAGGCTTGCGGCCCTTCCGGAACAACGCGACCCGGGCTTGGTAGACGGTCAACGGAGTACCCCGCTCTCCAACCAGCCGGACGCCCAGCCAATGATTGCGGGAGCCGATCTGGTTGAGCAGCAGGCGGGCCGGCCCGTTGTTGTTGGAAACGGCGATGTCCATGTCCCCGTCGTTGTCGATGTCGCCGAAGGCGGCGCCCCGGCTGACTTCCACGAGATCCAGCGCCGAACCCGCAACGTCGGATCCAACCTCCCGAGACCGGCCGGTACCGTCGCCCCGGAAGAGCTGGTTCTCCTGCGCGTACGGGTAGGGTGAATCGGCCGGCTGACGATCGTCCATGACCACGGCTCCATTGGCCACGAAGAGGTCCAGCCACCCGTCGTTGTCGTAGTCGAACCAGAGCGTGCCGAATCCGGAATAGGGGACACTTGGATTGGCCAGCCCGAAGCGGGAAGTGACGTCCGCGAATCCCGTTCGCCGTCCATTCAGATAGAGGGTGTTGGTCTCCTTCTTGTTGTGGGTCACGAAGAGGTCGTCGTCCCCGTCGCCGTCGAAATCGGCGGCCGTGACGCCCATGCCCGCCTCGGCCATGCCGTCGATGTTGTACGCGGTTCCGGACACCAGGCCCTGGTCCAGGAAGGTCCCGTCCCCCTGGTTGATCCACAACTGATTGGGGGTCCCGTCGTTGGCGACGTAGACGTCCACGCGGCGATCGAGATCCAGATCGACGGCCACGACCCCGAGACCGGCTCCGAAGGCCCGGCCCAGACCGGCCTCCTCCGACCGGTCGGTGTATCTTCCGTCGCCTTCGTTGCGAAAGAGTCGGTCGGGCAACGGCTGGTAGACATCGGGTGCGCAGTAGTCCCGGCGCTCCCCGCCGCATCTGCGGTTCCCCTGGATGGTGAAGGAGACATAGTTGGCGACGTAAAGGTCCAGGTCGCCGTCGGAATCGTAATCGAGAAAGGTGCTGCTGGCGCTGTACCGGGGATCGTCCACTCCGGCGTCGCGGGTCACGTCGATGAAGGTCCCGTCGCCTTCGTTGCGGTACAGAACATTGGAGCCGAAGTTGGTCAGGTAAAGGTCCAGGTCGCCGTCGTTGTCGTAGTCTCCGACGGCCATGCCCATGCCGTAGCCCGGATGGCCAACCCCGGCCTCACGGGTGACGTCGATGAACCGGAGCTTCCCAGTCGGAATCAGTTCATTGCGGAACAGCCGGTTCCGGGGCGGCCCCTCTCCATAAAAGGGGAACGACGATTGGGACACCTCCTTCGAACGGTCCAGCATCGCTCCCTGGACGAAATAGAGGTCCAGGTCCCCGTCGCCGTCATAGTCGAACATCCCCACTCCCGATCCCATGATCTCGGGTAAGAAATATTCGCCAGTCGCTCCAATGAAATGGTGAAAGTCCAGACCTGTCTCCCGCGCGGCTTCCCGAAAGACAGGTGGACCGGAAGCGGAAACGACCCGGGAGAGAAAACAGAAACCCAAGAGCCCAACGGTCACGGAAAATCGTACGGGAGCGGAAAGCGGCTTCCTAATTCCCATGGGAACTGGCCGCTCGTTCGAGCTCGTTCAGCAGACTCTCGATGTTGCGGGCGATTCCGGCCTGGTCCGGAGCGACAGCCTTCCGCTTCGCCAGAAGAGCATAGTGCTCCGCTTTCTCCAACTCGCCCAGTTGGGCATAGGCCAGCGCCAGGGTGTAGACGTGCAAGGGGTCGCCGTCGTTTTCTCCGTCGAGCGCCTTGTGAAGATGCCGGACGGCTTCTTCATACCGTCCCTGGGTCAGCAGCAGACGCCCCAGGTTGAAATGCGGGAGCGGGAAATTGGGTTGGTGCCGGATGGCGAGACGCATGTGCTTCTCCGCCTCGGTGCTTCTGCCCAACTGGGCCAACAGGTGCCCCAAATTGCTGTGGCTGTCGGCGTGAAACGGGTTGATCTCCACGGCCTTTCGAAGTGCGGCAATGGCCTCGCCGGTGCGCCCCCGCCACCCCAGGTAGGTGCCGAAATTGTAGTGCGTCTTGTACAGGCCGGGATCGCCGGCGACAGCCGAACGATAGTGTTCCTCCACCTTGGCGGGGTTTCGGAGAGCGATGTACAGAGAGACCAGGTTGGCGTGTGCGATGGAGTGGCCGGGCTCCAGCTTCAGCACTTTCTCGAAGGCGGCCGCCGCCTCCTTGTAATTCCGTTCCTCTCTGAAAACAAAGCCTTCCCGAAGAAAGTGTCCGGCACGGGATTCCAGGGCCTGGACGGCATCGAGCAGGGGATCCTCCACCGGCGGCTGTTTCGCCGAATGGCGCTGGAAATGGGAGAGATGCTCCTGCATTTTTTCCAGATTGCCCAGGCTCCGGTGCGCCAGCCCCAAGGCGTAATGGGCGGCGCCGTACCTGGGGAACCGGTCGACGGCCTTTTGGTAGTTCTCGACGGCTTCAGAAACCTCTCCCGCTTCCCAGGAGATCCGGCCCAGACCGGCCCAGGCCGAAGCGGACTCGGGGCGGTCCGTGACGATCCGGAGGTAGAGTTCCCGGCTTTCCTCCAACTCTCCCAGTTTCCGCAGCGCCTCGGCCAGCGCCAATCGTGCAGGCAGATAGTCCGGTTTGAGCTGGACCGCCAGTCGCAACGATGACGATGCTTCGGCCGGTTTTCCCAAGCGTCCCTGAATGATCCCGAGACAGTAGGCCCACGAAAACGAGCCGGGGTCCAGAATCCGGGCCCGCAGGTAGAAAGGTTCCGCGAATTCGTAACGTTGATGAGCATGCAGCAGCATGCCCATCCTGCCGTTGGCTTCCGCATCCCTGGGATGCAGACGGACCCGCTCGCCGGCGTCCCGGATCTGCTTCCGGCTCGTCGCGTCGAACTCGTCGAGCCGAGGAGCCAGATCGGGAACGGGAGGCAGCGGCTCGGTCTGCGCCGGACGGAACGGCGCAATCGAGGTCACAAGCAGGAGAACACCAAGAACCATACGAACCGGAGACTGTCGCTCCACTATCTCCTGTGCCGCAGACTGCTGGCCAAAGACGACCGCTCAGCGAGCCTTCAAGTGACCAATGGCCGGAATTCCGGGCCGTTCATGGGTTCGTGCTTGTCCCAACTGCCGCACATCTCGATCAATACCCGCTGCTTCGACGGCGCAGGCTGGGGATTCACCCGAACCACCCGTGCAGAGTATTCGGGAGTTTCGGCCATAGCCGCGACCAGATCCGCCACAAGGTAACGAGGCGCCCACCCGACCATATGGTAATCCGTCGTCTGAATCTGCACGGCCGTTGTGGACACCGGATTAGTCAGTTCCAATGTGACGTACAATTCTTCGCCGTCGGCCAACTGATCGATCCGCACTTGCGCCGATGGGTTGACGTGCCGCCATCCGTGCAAAAAGAAGCGGCAGGTGAAGCTGCCGTCGGAGCGCTTCACGAGTTTCGGGAAGACCTCGTAGGTGTCCGTCACGCGGCTGCCGCCATTCGCTGACAGAATCTCGACAGGGTCCGCCTTGGGAGAAAGATCAAGACTGCGCAAGTAGTCGGTGAAGTCCGGCCTCCTTCGATTCATCACCCGGTTCTGGAACACGGGAAAAAGCTCCGGAGATCGATAATCCGCCTTCAACTCGGGGAATTCGATCAACAACGGAAATCCCGACGTCTCTTTCGCCTGTTCGGCACCGCCAATGTAACGGAAGCGATACCGCGGGCGTTCGACGTCGGCGTCCAGACGACCGATGGGAAACCACCGCCGACTATGCGCCTTGTCCTGCCAAGCCAGATACAAGGTCCTTTCATTCATCTGAAAATCTCCGACAATTGTTCGACATTGTAGCGCATCAACTCAATCGCGAATTCTCGGGCTGTCGGCGACATCCAACCAGATCTTTCTCTTGCTCCCCATCTCTTCACCTTCACGATTCCACTCCGGCAGTACTTCAATGACGGGGTAAGGATCGACTATCCTGGAAACATGGTCCTCGACCACGGCATCCTCCGAGTCCAATCGGTC
The sequence above is a segment of the Acidobacteriota bacterium genome. Coding sequences within it:
- a CDS encoding CRTAC1 family protein, whose translation is MNDSEAETCDLGVFSIRPPRLPLLFLAAFLTSGLSASGTAAPRTDLFTKIPSSSSGIVWVHENAMSEMRHLPETLGPGCAFFDYDNDGWVDLYLVNTGPSDFFKPGKSPGNALYRNNGDGTFSNMTQKAGVAAGSFGMGAAAADYDNDGDADLYVTAYGRAILYENQGDGTFRDVTQSAGLAAPGWTTSAAWFDFDGDGWLDLFVCSFVKYQVDNPVRCGNNQLGKNYYCIPTFFEPTPSLLFRNKGDGTFADIGAASDIGRSLGKALGVVATDVNNDRRMDLFVANDTVQNFLFVNRGDGRWDEVGFLAEVGFSANGKARSGMGVDAADYDQDGRQDLFVANVDQEMFALYRNQGNELFRDLSHPNQVAQSTRFLSGWGLKFLDFDVDGDMDLFLANGHPDDMIASYSLQVTYAMPLLLFENVDGKFRDISEGAGAVFAEKYPARGMTVGDFDNDGRVDVLVANNGQAPVLLRNRWGDGNHWIGLTLVGRNCNRDAIGAVIRWSAGGVVRSRLKTSGGSYLASHDPREVLGLGQASKLDWVEIHWPAPSDRVQRLKNLPIDAYMTITEE
- a CDS encoding CRTAC1 family protein, coding for MFDYDGDGDLDLYFVQGAMLDRSKEVSQSSFPFYGEGPPRNRLFRNELIPTGKLRFIDVTREAGVGHPGYGMGMAVGDYDNDGDLDLYLTNFGSNVLYRNEGDGTFIDVTRDAGVDDPRYSASSTFLDYDSDGDLDLYVANYVSFTIQGNRRCGGERRDYCAPDVYQPLPDRLFRNEGDGRYTDRSEEAGLGRAFGAGLGVVAVDLDLDRRVDVYVANDGTPNQLWINQGDGTFLDQGLVSGTAYNIDGMAEAGMGVTAADFDGDGDDDLFVTHNKKETNTLYLNGRRTGFADVTSRFGLANPSVPYSGFGTLWFDYDNDGWLDLFVANGAVVMDDRQPADSPYPYAQENQLFRGDGTGRSREVGSDVAGSALDLVEVSRGAAFGDIDNDGDMDIAVSNNNGPARLLLNQIGSRNHWLGVRLVGERGTPLTVYQARVALFRKGRKPLWRRCHADGSYLSANDSRILFGLGSSKDVDRVEVHWPDGLCEGWSGLEADRYVTLQRGSGQICE
- a CDS encoding tetratricopeptide repeat protein, which translates into the protein MERQSPVRMVLGVLLLVTSIAPFRPAQTEPLPPVPDLAPRLDEFDATSRKQIRDAGERVRLHPRDAEANGRMGMLLHAHQRYEFAEPFYLRARILDPGSFSWAYCLGIIQGRLGKPAEASSSLRLAVQLKPDYLPARLALAEALRKLGELEESRELYLRIVTDRPESASAWAGLGRISWEAGEVSEAVENYQKAVDRFPRYGAAHYALGLAHRSLGNLEKMQEHLSHFQRHSAKQPPVEDPLLDAVQALESRAGHFLREGFVFREERNYKEAAAAFEKVLKLEPGHSIAHANLVSLYIALRNPAKVEEHYRSAVAGDPGLYKTHYNFGTYLGWRGRTGEAIAALRKAVEINPFHADSHSNLGHLLAQLGRSTEAEKHMRLAIRHQPNFPLPHFNLGRLLLTQGRYEEAVRHLHKALDGENDGDPLHVYTLALAYAQLGELEKAEHYALLAKRKAVAPDQAGIARNIESLLNELERAASSHGN
- a CDS encoding DNA-binding protein → MNERTLYLAWQDKAHSRRWFPIGRLDADVERPRYRFRYIGGAEQAKETSGFPLLIEFPELKADYRSPELFPVFQNRVMNRRRPDFTDYLRSLDLSPKADPVEILSANGGSRVTDTYEVFPKLVKRSDGSFTCRFFLHGWRHVNPSAQVRIDQLADGEELYVTLELTNPVSTTAVQIQTTDYHMVGWAPRYLVADLVAAMAETPEYSARVVRVNPQPAPSKQRVLIEMCGSWDKHEPMNGPEFRPLVT